A window of Gouania willdenowi unplaced genomic scaffold, fGouWil2.1 scaffold_51_arrow_ctg1, whole genome shotgun sequence contains these coding sequences:
- the LOC114460531 gene encoding uncharacterized protein LOC114460531 — protein MLRGTMEEALCLLCLSSLLMFASQQQQPGDKELLPLLPASTYWDTSPSHQLITVRPSSSQFFSGDSVTLSCDLHPSNISRTTRKRESQCGQWWGEPVNSSCYIHYLVMWDSGVYWCENRDGETSERINITITGSALIGTSPSGHMTLPGVSRSDEDFYSCIISGAQSESSWISITASTLTPPTAQAPPTAQTLISPVRVICHLVVFCPYCICTLIMMSVCRRTGSSSPVSMVMSPPAQGLEDDYDDVIADVTTEHQL, from the exons GTCTGAGCTCACTGCTGATGTTTgcctcacaacaacaacaaccaggtGACAAAGAGCTCCTCCCACTGCTCCCAGCATCCACCTACTGggacaccagtccatcacaccAGCTCATCACTGTGAGGCCCAGCAGCTCCCAGTTCTTCTCTGGAGACTCTGTGACTCTGAGCTGTGACCTTCACCCATCAAACATCAGCAGAACAACCAGGAAACGAGAGTCTCAGTGTGGACAGTGGTGGGGAGAACCTGTAAACTCCTCATGTTATATTCACTACCTGGTCATGTGGGACTCTGGAGTGTACTGGTGTGAGAACAGAGATGGAGAAACTAGTGAGAGAATCAACATCACCATCACTG GCTCCGCCCTCATAGGGACCTCCCCCAGCGGTCACATGACCCTCCCTGGGGTCTCCAGGTCTGATGAGGACTTCTACAGCTGCATCATCAGTGGTGCTCAGTCTGAATCCAGCTGGATCTCCATCACAGCTTCTACACTGACTCCTCCCACAGCACAGGCTCCTCCCACAGCACAGACTCTGATATCACCAGTCAGAGTGATCTGCCACCTGGTGGTGTTCTGCCCGTACTGCATCTGCACTCTGATCATGATGTCTGTGTGTAGGAGGACAG GAAGCTCCAGTCCCGTCTCCATGGTGATGAGTCCACCTGCTCAGGGATTGGAGGATGACTATGATGATGTCATTGCTGATGTCACCACAGAGCATCAGCTGTGA